In Halobacteriovorax marinus SJ, the following proteins share a genomic window:
- a CDS encoding Spy/CpxP family protein refolding chaperone translates to MKFLFIILTSLALTGCATSTKKSIAQDRKSVGPIHNEKELMDKGRQILENSKLTKKQKDQFIAIYNANRKEALNLEDQIREYRAVLLKTLVAKKFDQRKFDITSLKIKKLIIQRYELSMKQYRQGKKILGVDAVHVYDDPWFEIMHKF, encoded by the coding sequence ATGAAGTTCCTTTTTATCATTTTAACATCTCTTGCTCTTACTGGTTGTGCGACATCTACAAAGAAGTCAATTGCCCAGGACCGTAAGTCAGTTGGACCTATTCATAATGAAAAAGAGCTTATGGATAAAGGTCGCCAGATTTTAGAGAATTCGAAATTAACTAAGAAGCAGAAGGATCAATTCATCGCTATTTACAATGCTAATAGAAAAGAGGCCTTGAATTTAGAAGATCAAATTAGAGAATATAGGGCCGTTCTGCTTAAGACTCTTGTAGCAAAGAAGTTTGACCAACGAAAATTTGATATTACTTCTTTGAAGATTAAGAAACTGATTATTCAGAGGTACGAACTCTCTATGAAGCAGTATCGCCAAGGAAAGAAAATTCTAGGTGTAGACGCAGTTCATGTCTACGATGATCCTTGGTTTGAAATAATGCATAAGTTTTAA
- a CDS encoding outer membrane protein assembly factor BamB family protein, whose translation MRSLLLFTLLFSFASCSTIKKLNIEGVKEKRTAFRVIWNKNQDPLHETGNLPIALNSPLIHDGILYIGHNQGYMKAYQLDNGKEIWSKYDDGAYHSKPVIYKDWVIYGNAKGRVFARHSLTGKAEYIVDLDAAIETQGVIYKDRLVFHTRNHKIFCLDVNTGKILWSYKRSVPYLTTIQRASKPLIYKDKIYVGFADGQIAAFSLEEGVILWERRLSTGNKFVDVDSSPVLFKNSILSGSINGDLVILDPDSGQVQRRLSYKVSRAPIVYNAQLLVPTIFGDIAVLDKDLVEKELISVSKVPVSSIVPWKGGLVVSSVGGKILMLDEVNFKVKDQFELGHAYSGVHGELELADKYLAAFSSRNRLYVFE comes from the coding sequence GTGCGCTCATTACTATTATTTACATTACTCTTTTCTTTCGCTTCTTGCTCAACAATTAAGAAATTAAATATTGAGGGAGTTAAAGAGAAGAGAACTGCTTTTAGAGTTATTTGGAATAAAAACCAAGACCCTCTTCACGAGACAGGCAATCTTCCAATTGCTCTAAATTCTCCACTTATTCATGATGGAATTCTCTATATTGGTCATAACCAAGGCTATATGAAAGCTTACCAATTAGATAATGGGAAAGAGATTTGGTCTAAGTACGACGACGGTGCTTACCATTCTAAACCAGTTATCTATAAAGATTGGGTTATTTATGGAAACGCTAAGGGAAGAGTTTTTGCGAGACACTCTCTTACTGGAAAGGCCGAGTATATTGTTGATTTAGATGCAGCAATTGAAACTCAAGGTGTAATCTATAAAGATAGACTTGTCTTTCATACACGTAATCACAAAATTTTCTGTCTCGACGTGAACACGGGAAAAATCCTTTGGTCTTATAAGAGATCAGTCCCTTATTTAACGACTATTCAAAGAGCATCAAAACCACTCATCTATAAAGACAAGATTTATGTTGGATTTGCAGACGGTCAAATTGCTGCTTTTAGTTTAGAAGAGGGTGTTATTCTTTGGGAGAGAAGACTCTCTACAGGAAATAAATTTGTTGATGTTGACTCAAGTCCAGTACTCTTTAAAAATAGTATTCTCTCTGGTTCTATTAACGGTGATCTCGTTATCTTAGATCCTGACTCAGGACAAGTGCAAAGAAGGCTGTCTTATAAAGTTTCTCGCGCGCCAATTGTCTACAATGCCCAGCTCCTTGTTCCAACTATCTTTGGAGATATTGCGGTTCTAGATAAGGACTTAGTAGAGAAAGAGCTCATAAGCGTATCTAAGGTTCCTGTAAGTAGTATCGTTCCATGGAAAGGAGGACTTGTAGTGAGTTCTGTTGGTGGAAAGATTCTTATGCTCGACGAAGTAAATTTTAAGGTTAAAGATCAATTTGAACTTGGTCATGCCTATAGTGGAGTTCATGGTGAACTAGAACTCGCAGATAAGTACTTAGCTGCTTTTAGTTCTAGAAATAGACTCTACGTTTTTGAATAA
- a CDS encoding YfgM family protein — translation MATTTTPHNPVDEALQETELGSFIAKNKTSVIGFVALIILGVFAWGGYSMYKGSKNDELSSVVFEFKNKNLENLTKKTMTGADYTAAYLEMAKSMSGFVGLTPLALASSDVLTSQGDLENSLKVLATVKDQSQSYIKYFVYSRMAVNHEDLNQVDNAIADLEVIVKANIKVMESKTYLDLGRLYLKKGDKEKAKTNFQYVIDNMSQAEFVKLAKLYIAQMES, via the coding sequence ATTGCTAAGAATAAGACTTCTGTTATCGGATTTGTTGCTCTGATTATTTTAGGCGTTTTCGCTTGGGGTGGTTACTCAATGTATAAAGGTAGCAAAAACGATGAGCTTAGCTCTGTTGTTTTTGAGTTCAAAAATAAGAACCTAGAGAACTTAACTAAGAAAACTATGACTGGAGCGGACTATACGGCTGCTTACCTTGAAATGGCAAAGTCTATGAGTGGATTTGTCGGTCTTACTCCTCTTGCACTTGCAAGTAGTGATGTTCTAACTTCGCAAGGTGATTTAGAGAATTCTTTAAAAGTACTTGCTACAGTTAAGGATCAATCGCAATCTTATATTAAGTACTTTGTTTACTCTAGAATGGCGGTAAACCACGAAGACCTTAACCAAGTTGATAATGCAATCGCAGATTTAGAAGTGATTGTTAAGGCCAATATTAAAGTTATGGAGTCTAAGACTTACCTTGACCTTGGAAGACTTTATTTAAAGAAAGGTGACAAGGAAAAAGCAAAGACTAACTTTCAATACGTAATTGATAATATGAGCCAAGCTGAGTTTGTTAAGTTAGCGAAGCTCTACATTGCTCAAATGGAGTCTTAG